One window of the Lytechinus variegatus isolate NC3 chromosome 3, Lvar_3.0, whole genome shotgun sequence genome contains the following:
- the LOC121410090 gene encoding aminomethyltransferase, mitochondrial-like isoform X1: MNSVNSLSCLPIMALRFHRWNAALVRRASSMNTSELKRTPLSDFHEEHGAKMVPFAGYSMPVQYKSGLVKEHLHCRTSAAIFDVSHMLQSRIYGKDRIKFIESLTVADVEALKPNTGTLSLLINDHGGIIDDLIINQTSEDHLYIVSNAGCADKDQAHIKNKLDSFKSEGHDVSFEPITDMALIALQGPAMVRVLQAGVSDDLSKLSFMSGVNTSVFGIPKCRVTRCGYTGEDGVEISVPSKRSVELTSTLLDSTDGSVIMAGLGARDSLRLEAGLCLYGNDIDDDTTPVEATLVWTIGKRRRRLRDFPAADHILQQIKEKPSRKRIGIVSSGPPIRGGEIYSESGECIGHVTSGCPSPSLKTNIVMGYVSAAHAKNGTKVQFQVRKKTVDGVVTKMPFVPTNYYIVK, translated from the exons AGTGAGTTAAAAAGGACTCCGCTATCAGACTTTCATGAGGAGCATGGTGCCAAGATGGTCCCTTTTGCTGGTTACTCTATGCCAGTTCAGTATAAATCTGGACTTGTAAAGGAGCACCTTCACTGTAGAACATCTGCAGCCATCTTTGATGTGTCACATATGCTTCAAAGCAGGATCTATGGAAAGGACAGGATCAAGTTTATTGAGTCATTGACAGTTG CTGATGTTGAAGCCCTGAAACCAAACACTGGTACCCTTAGCCTTCTGATCAATGACCATGGAGGGATTATCGATGACCTTATCATTAATCAAACCTCTGAGGACCATCTATACATTGTCTCTAATGCAGGATGTGCAGACAAAGATCAAGCTCATATCAAG AACAAACTGGATTCATTTAAATCAGAGGGTCATGATGTATCATTTGAACCAATTACAGATATGGCATTGATAGCCCTGCAAG GCCCAGCCATGGTCAGAGTGCTACAAGCTGGAGTTTCAGATGATCTCAGCAAACTGTCCTTTATGTCAGGAGTTAACACCTCAGTCTTTGGCATCCCAAAATGTCGAGTGACAAGATGTGGTTATACCGGAGAAGATGGTGTCGAG ATCTCTGTCCCTAGTAAGCGATCAGTGGAATTAACCTCAACTCTTCTTGATTCAACTGATGGATCAGTGATCATGGCAGGTCTTGGTGCTCGGGATAGTCTTAGGTTAGAAGCCGGGCTATGTCTCTATGGAaatgacattgatgatgataCAACTCCTGTAGAAGCCACACTAGTGTGGACTATAG GTAAGAGGAGACGGCGATTACGTGACTTTCCAGCAGCAGATCATATCCTacaacaaataaaagaaaagccAAGCAGGAAAAGAATTGGAATAGTGTCATCTGGACCGCCCATTCGAG GAGGGGAAATCTACAGTGAATCTGGCGAGTGTATAGGTCATGTGACCAGCGGGTGCCCATCTCCATCCTTGAAGACCAATATTGTCATGGGATATGTGTCAGCAGCCCATGCCAAGAATGGAACAAAGGTACAGTTCCAAGTGCGTAAGAAGACTGTTGATGGGGTGGTTACTAAGATGCCATTTGTGCCTACCAATTACTACATTGTAAAATGA
- the LOC121410090 gene encoding aminomethyltransferase, mitochondrial-like isoform X2, with translation MVPFAGYSMPVQYKSGLVKEHLHCRTSAAIFDVSHMLQSRIYGKDRIKFIESLTVADVEALKPNTGTLSLLINDHGGIIDDLIINQTSEDHLYIVSNAGCADKDQAHIKNKLDSFKSEGHDVSFEPITDMALIALQGPAMVRVLQAGVSDDLSKLSFMSGVNTSVFGIPKCRVTRCGYTGEDGVEISVPSKRSVELTSTLLDSTDGSVIMAGLGARDSLRLEAGLCLYGNDIDDDTTPVEATLVWTIGKRRRRLRDFPAADHILQQIKEKPSRKRIGIVSSGPPIRGGEIYSESGECIGHVTSGCPSPSLKTNIVMGYVSAAHAKNGTKVQFQVRKKTVDGVVTKMPFVPTNYYIVK, from the exons ATGGTCCCTTTTGCTGGTTACTCTATGCCAGTTCAGTATAAATCTGGACTTGTAAAGGAGCACCTTCACTGTAGAACATCTGCAGCCATCTTTGATGTGTCACATATGCTTCAAAGCAGGATCTATGGAAAGGACAGGATCAAGTTTATTGAGTCATTGACAGTTG CTGATGTTGAAGCCCTGAAACCAAACACTGGTACCCTTAGCCTTCTGATCAATGACCATGGAGGGATTATCGATGACCTTATCATTAATCAAACCTCTGAGGACCATCTATACATTGTCTCTAATGCAGGATGTGCAGACAAAGATCAAGCTCATATCAAG AACAAACTGGATTCATTTAAATCAGAGGGTCATGATGTATCATTTGAACCAATTACAGATATGGCATTGATAGCCCTGCAAG GCCCAGCCATGGTCAGAGTGCTACAAGCTGGAGTTTCAGATGATCTCAGCAAACTGTCCTTTATGTCAGGAGTTAACACCTCAGTCTTTGGCATCCCAAAATGTCGAGTGACAAGATGTGGTTATACCGGAGAAGATGGTGTCGAG ATCTCTGTCCCTAGTAAGCGATCAGTGGAATTAACCTCAACTCTTCTTGATTCAACTGATGGATCAGTGATCATGGCAGGTCTTGGTGCTCGGGATAGTCTTAGGTTAGAAGCCGGGCTATGTCTCTATGGAaatgacattgatgatgataCAACTCCTGTAGAAGCCACACTAGTGTGGACTATAG GTAAGAGGAGACGGCGATTACGTGACTTTCCAGCAGCAGATCATATCCTacaacaaataaaagaaaagccAAGCAGGAAAAGAATTGGAATAGTGTCATCTGGACCGCCCATTCGAG GAGGGGAAATCTACAGTGAATCTGGCGAGTGTATAGGTCATGTGACCAGCGGGTGCCCATCTCCATCCTTGAAGACCAATATTGTCATGGGATATGTGTCAGCAGCCCATGCCAAGAATGGAACAAAGGTACAGTTCCAAGTGCGTAAGAAGACTGTTGATGGGGTGGTTACTAAGATGCCATTTGTGCCTACCAATTACTACATTGTAAAATGA